A section of the Geoalkalibacter ferrihydriticus DSM 17813 genome encodes:
- a CDS encoding N-acetylmuramoyl-L-alanine amidase — MIRLWVLLVFLLMLSLPAAAAVEIAPRGKPPVTVSEVYWQDGTYFIAIDDILAALDMRGGWNSVEHIYSFSTPRGTATISPGSHFLRIGGRFLPLSQRPRFIDNRLRVPEDFITQQLPDLLNTAVYYRNLTPRAPVPVDEDTTLDRLFAFLTQKQNPQEAGGLRAVAIDPGHGGQDMGSISTDGTREKEVALDVARHLERILKMRLGIPVYLSREGDYTLTPQQRLEPAAQSEVDAFISLHAQSSFRAEPQGVALVVRPREEYEGLSLDATQGGSMKLAQHLGRSLESAGFRVSGIYQAPLLPLGRGNLPTVLVELGYLSHPENLARLTDPAGQEALAQALFAGLSSFADERSERTR; from the coding sequence ATGATCCGATTGTGGGTGCTCCTGGTTTTTCTTCTGATGCTGTCTCTGCCTGCCGCCGCCGCTGTGGAAATCGCCCCGCGGGGAAAGCCGCCGGTGACGGTATCCGAGGTTTATTGGCAGGATGGGACCTATTTTATCGCCATTGACGATATTCTTGCGGCCTTGGATATGCGCGGCGGCTGGAATTCGGTTGAGCATATTTACAGCTTCTCCACGCCGCGCGGTACGGCGACCATCTCTCCCGGTAGCCATTTCCTGCGGATTGGTGGTCGATTCCTGCCTTTGAGTCAGCGCCCGCGCTTCATCGACAACCGCTTGCGGGTTCCTGAAGATTTCATCACCCAGCAGTTGCCCGACCTGCTCAACACGGCGGTGTATTACCGTAACCTGACGCCTCGCGCGCCCGTGCCCGTGGATGAGGACACCACCCTCGATCGCCTATTTGCCTTCTTGACGCAGAAACAGAACCCGCAGGAGGCGGGCGGGTTGCGGGCCGTGGCCATCGATCCCGGTCATGGCGGCCAGGATATGGGCAGCATCAGCACCGACGGGACGCGAGAAAAAGAGGTGGCGCTCGATGTGGCCCGCCACCTGGAGCGCATACTCAAAATGCGTCTGGGCATTCCTGTTTATTTGAGCCGTGAGGGCGATTACACCCTCACCCCCCAGCAACGCCTGGAGCCGGCAGCCCAATCGGAGGTGGACGCTTTTATCTCCTTGCACGCCCAATCCTCCTTTCGCGCCGAACCTCAAGGAGTTGCCCTGGTGGTACGGCCACGCGAGGAATATGAGGGACTGAGCCTGGATGCGACTCAGGGTGGCAGCATGAAGCTGGCGCAGCATCTCGGCCGTAGCCTGGAGAGTGCCGGGTTCAGAGTGTCCGGCATCTACCAGGCGCCGCTGCTGCCTTTGGGGCGGGGTAACCTGCCGACGGTGTTGGTGGAGCTGGGTTATCTATCCCACCCCGAAAATCTGGCCCGGTTGACCGATCCCGCCGGCCAGGAGGCTTTGGCTCAGGCACTGTTCGCGGGCCTGAGTAGTTTTGCCGACGAACGAAGTGAGAGGACACGCTGA
- a CDS encoding DHH family phosphoesterase, giving the protein MPMDLKRSREFSDQIIDWVRGKGRVLIMAHDNPDPDSLASATALRHLLQMTTGNEATVAFGGVIGRVENRQMVKELEIKAFPLHALDLNQFNVVCMVDSQPGTGNNSYPADRPVHLVIDHHPPRETCATCRWVDIREDYGASATILYEYLVAQKVSISTKLATILFYAIKSETQDLGREWCRADREAYLQLLPLVNNHILFNIIQSEVPLEYFRAFKKAISSAVIYDGVLVFNLLDIHNPDIVAEMADFLLRAEGVDVVMGMGCYEGDEVLSFRTLSHDIKAGHVMRAVVDGLGTAGGHGMIAGGQIAGIATGEQVQEQLALTLTQRLLARLGRSAANGIRLSADDAEGLADA; this is encoded by the coding sequence ATGCCCATGGATTTGAAGCGCTCACGAGAATTTTCCGATCAAATTATCGATTGGGTTCGCGGCAAGGGGCGGGTGTTGATCATGGCTCACGATAACCCCGATCCCGATTCTCTGGCCTCCGCCACCGCTCTGCGGCACCTGTTGCAGATGACCACCGGCAATGAGGCGACGGTGGCCTTCGGCGGGGTCATCGGACGTGTCGAAAACCGGCAAATGGTTAAGGAGCTGGAAATCAAGGCCTTTCCCCTCCACGCTCTGGATCTCAACCAGTTCAATGTTGTGTGCATGGTCGACAGCCAGCCGGGCACCGGCAACAATTCCTATCCCGCCGATCGTCCCGTGCATCTGGTCATCGATCATCATCCGCCGCGCGAGACCTGCGCGACTTGCCGCTGGGTCGATATCCGCGAAGATTACGGTGCCTCTGCGACGATTCTTTACGAATACCTGGTGGCCCAGAAAGTAAGCATCAGCACCAAACTGGCCACTATTTTGTTTTATGCCATCAAATCCGAAACTCAGGATCTGGGACGCGAATGGTGCCGCGCCGACCGCGAAGCTTATCTTCAGCTTCTGCCCCTGGTCAATAACCACATCCTGTTCAACATCATTCAATCTGAAGTGCCCCTCGAATACTTCCGTGCTTTTAAAAAGGCCATCAGCAGTGCCGTGATTTACGACGGGGTGCTGGTTTTCAATCTTCTCGATATTCACAATCCGGATATCGTCGCTGAAATGGCCGATTTTTTACTGCGTGCCGAGGGGGTCGACGTGGTGATGGGCATGGGCTGTTACGAGGGTGACGAGGTCCTATCCTTTCGCACCCTGTCTCACGATATCAAGGCCGGGCACGTCATGCGGGCGGTTGTGGATGGCCTGGGCACCGCTGGCGGGCATGGCATGATCGCCGGCGGGCAGATTGCGGGAATCGCAACGGGAGAGCAGGTGCAGGAGCAGTTGGCGCTGACGCTCACGCAAAGGTTGCTCGCTCGCCTGGGCCGTTCGGCCGCTAACGGCATCCGCTTGTCGGCGGATGACGCCGAAGGGCTCGCGGATGCCTGA
- a CDS encoding TIGR00725 family protein: protein MQVRAIIGVIGAGSASPQAEAWAYEIGRLIAERGAVLVCGGLDGVMRAACRGCAEAGGETLGILPGSEAQAANPWVTYPIVTNMGHARNVIIAHTAQALIAVDGEYGTLSEIAVSLKLGRTVAALGAWPGIPGVFYVDSPRAAVDLVFQRLAENEK, encoded by the coding sequence ATGCAGGTGCGAGCCATCATCGGCGTTATCGGTGCCGGCAGCGCCTCACCCCAGGCAGAGGCGTGGGCCTACGAGATCGGGCGATTGATCGCCGAGCGCGGCGCCGTGCTGGTGTGCGGCGGGCTTGATGGCGTGATGCGCGCGGCCTGTCGCGGCTGTGCCGAGGCCGGCGGGGAAACCCTGGGCATTCTGCCCGGCAGCGAAGCCCAGGCCGCGAACCCTTGGGTGACTTACCCGATTGTGACCAACATGGGCCATGCGCGTAACGTGATCATTGCCCACACGGCCCAAGCTCTCATTGCCGTCGACGGTGAATACGGTACGCTTTCGGAAATTGCCGTTTCCTTGAAGTTGGGCCGTACAGTCGCCGCCCTGGGGGCCTGGCCGGGAATCCCCGGCGTGTTTTATGTGGATTCACCACGGGCTGCGGTCGATCTGGTTTTTCAGCGGCTCGCCGAAAATGAAAAATAA
- a CDS encoding tetratricopeptide repeat protein, whose amino-acid sequence MEEEYDDFDDYEYFEDEEDDERLELAQMALDRGESETALDLVEEYLEDHPFDVEALNVCAVAATNLDDEIKALALYQKALRLDPKNGAIHHNYGVLLDRLERRGEAQIHLRKALEFQPDFPEAYVNLGNVLDELGETDEALAMYDEALKRRPDSTDAYFNKGHALNRLGRFEDALACFSAALRMEPHDASCLNGAGYALAGLGRDEEAVRHYGRAIARDSGNPHFFFNRGLSLMRLGRFEEALNDYDAVLALDPDFFDALMEKANVLADLGRLEEARTLLLEAEQRDPASPEPPFYLALICEREGDHEGALGALEESLARDPDSIHTLNNKGSVLMDMGRLDEALGCFEAILERTDIYPLAHYNRACIFALQGKTADAVRALSQASRLEPHFLQDAAEDSDFDNIRHRSSFQKLLLRRQSQESGG is encoded by the coding sequence ATGGAAGAAGAATACGACGATTTTGACGATTACGAATATTTTGAAGATGAAGAGGACGATGAGCGTCTCGAACTGGCCCAGATGGCTCTGGACCGGGGTGAGAGTGAAACGGCTCTGGATCTGGTTGAGGAATACCTGGAAGATCATCCCTTTGATGTGGAGGCGCTCAATGTCTGCGCCGTGGCCGCCACCAATCTGGATGATGAGATCAAGGCCCTGGCCCTCTACCAGAAAGCGTTACGCCTGGACCCGAAAAACGGCGCCATTCATCACAATTACGGGGTGCTCCTTGACCGTCTGGAGCGCCGCGGCGAGGCCCAGATTCACCTGCGCAAGGCTTTGGAATTTCAGCCTGATTTTCCCGAGGCTTACGTCAATCTCGGCAATGTTCTCGATGAGTTGGGTGAAACGGATGAGGCGCTGGCCATGTACGACGAGGCGCTAAAGCGTCGTCCGGATTCGACCGACGCATATTTTAATAAAGGGCATGCCCTCAACCGCCTTGGTCGTTTTGAGGATGCCCTGGCGTGCTTTTCCGCTGCCTTGCGCATGGAGCCGCATGATGCCAGTTGCCTCAACGGTGCCGGGTATGCGCTTGCGGGGCTGGGGCGCGACGAGGAGGCGGTGCGCCACTATGGCCGCGCCATCGCCCGCGACAGCGGAAACCCCCATTTTTTCTTCAATCGCGGCCTGTCCCTGATGCGGCTTGGACGTTTCGAAGAAGCACTGAATGATTATGACGCGGTCCTGGCGCTGGATCCGGATTTTTTCGATGCGCTGATGGAAAAAGCCAACGTGCTGGCCGATCTTGGCCGCCTCGAAGAAGCACGAACGCTGCTTCTCGAAGCCGAACAGCGCGACCCCGCCAGCCCCGAGCCGCCTTTTTATCTGGCCTTGATCTGCGAGCGCGAAGGAGATCATGAGGGCGCTTTGGGGGCGTTGGAGGAAAGTCTCGCGCGCGATCCCGATTCCATCCATACCCTCAACAACAAGGGCAGTGTGCTGATGGACATGGGGCGCCTCGATGAGGCGCTGGGCTGCTTCGAGGCGATTCTTGAACGCACCGACATCTATCCTCTGGCCCATTATAATCGCGCCTGTATTTTTGCTCTGCAAGGTAAAACGGCGGATGCCGTGCGTGCCTTGTCGCAGGCCTCGCGCCTGGAACCGCATTTTCTCCAGGATGCGGCCGAAGACTCGGATTTCGATAACATTCGCCATCGCTCATCCTTTCAGAAACTGCTGCTGCGGCGCCAGAGCCAGGAAAGCGGGGGTTGA
- a CDS encoding superoxide dismutase: MTLVLPELPFAPNALEPHISARTFEFHHGKHHKAYVDNGNKLLEGSDLKGLSMEEIMKKTAGDSAKAGIFNNVAQVWNHAFYWKCMKPGGGGQPSGKIAEKIKADFGGFDKFVEEFKAAGATQFGSGWAWLVLDGGKLKVTKTANAECPLTQGMTPLLTMDVWEHAYYLDYQNRRPDYIATFIDKLVNWDFVNANLG, encoded by the coding sequence ATGACTCTCGTTTTGCCCGAACTGCCCTTTGCCCCCAATGCTCTGGAGCCCCACATCAGCGCCCGGACCTTTGAATTTCATCACGGCAAGCACCACAAGGCCTATGTCGACAATGGCAACAAACTTCTGGAGGGCAGTGATCTCAAGGGTCTGTCCATGGAAGAAATCATGAAAAAGACGGCCGGTGATTCCGCCAAGGCCGGCATCTTCAACAACGTTGCGCAGGTGTGGAACCACGCCTTCTACTGGAAGTGCATGAAACCCGGTGGAGGAGGGCAGCCCAGTGGAAAAATCGCTGAAAAGATCAAAGCCGACTTCGGCGGCTTCGACAAATTCGTCGAAGAATTCAAGGCCGCAGGCGCCACCCAGTTCGGCAGCGGTTGGGCCTGGCTGGTACTCGACGGCGGCAAACTCAAGGTGACCAAAACCGCCAACGCTGAATGTCCCCTGACACAAGGCATGACACCTCTGTTGACCATGGATGTCTGGGAACATGCTTACTATCTTGATTACCAGAACCGGCGTCCTGATTATATCGCCACTTTCATCGACAAGTTGGTCAACTGGGATTTCGTCAACGCCAACCTCGGGTAG
- a CDS encoding CoA-binding protein, whose protein sequence is MKTISQKIDQFLAADVFGVVGASSKTYKYGNKVLRCYLQNGRNVIPVNPVEKQIEGIDCVANVSELPDEVKSISVITPPQVTDKVVDAAIARGVENIWMQPGAESPPAVAKAEKAGLNVIADGSCILVVLGFSGH, encoded by the coding sequence ATGAAAACCATTTCGCAAAAAATCGATCAGTTTCTCGCAGCCGACGTATTCGGCGTGGTCGGGGCCTCTTCCAAAACTTATAAATACGGCAACAAGGTGCTGCGCTGCTACCTGCAAAACGGCCGCAACGTCATCCCGGTCAACCCGGTGGAAAAGCAGATCGAGGGCATCGACTGCGTAGCGAATGTGAGCGAATTGCCCGATGAGGTAAAAAGCATCTCTGTGATCACGCCGCCCCAGGTGACGGACAAGGTGGTGGATGCGGCAATTGCCCGCGGCGTTGAAAACATCTGGATGCAGCCCGGCGCGGAAAGCCCGCCTGCAGTGGCTAAAGCCGAAAAGGCCGGGCTTAACGTCATTGCCGACGGCAGTTGCATCCTGGTGGTTCTGGGATTCAGCGGTCACTGA
- a CDS encoding UDP-2,3-diacylglucosamine diphosphatase — protein MNRDIFLADAHLLHPRDINYQRLLAFLGEQQGRLRTLYILGDLFEFWVGYRHMVFAPYVPLLNALGELRAGGTNIVYVEGNHDFHLGPYFHETLGCRVLPDGGDVEIDGRKVHLTHGDLVNSADRGYRLLRRFLRSRVLKGLIALAPGDLTWSISRWASRQSQKGHAPKNNRRLPEACIDAYARQRLAAGNDIVITGHFHQPFTRRIDRGQVFGLGDWIEQYSYLVYEDGCFELKTY, from the coding sequence ATGAATCGCGACATTTTCCTTGCCGACGCCCACCTCTTGCACCCGCGAGACATCAACTATCAAAGGCTGCTCGCTTTTCTCGGCGAACAGCAGGGACGCCTGCGCACTCTTTACATCCTGGGTGACCTGTTTGAATTCTGGGTCGGCTATCGCCACATGGTGTTCGCCCCCTACGTGCCCCTGCTCAACGCTCTGGGCGAATTGCGCGCCGGCGGCACGAATATCGTCTACGTCGAAGGCAATCACGATTTTCACCTCGGCCCTTATTTTCACGAGACCCTCGGCTGCCGGGTGCTGCCTGACGGCGGCGACGTGGAAATCGATGGACGCAAGGTTCACCTCACCCACGGTGATCTGGTCAACAGCGCGGATCGCGGCTACCGGCTACTGCGCCGCTTTCTGCGCAGCAGGGTTCTCAAGGGGCTGATCGCTCTCGCCCCAGGCGATCTGACCTGGAGCATTTCGCGCTGGGCCAGCCGCCAGAGCCAAAAAGGCCATGCACCCAAAAACAACCGGCGCCTGCCGGAGGCATGCATCGACGCCTACGCACGGCAACGGCTGGCCGCAGGCAACGATATCGTCATCACCGGTCATTTTCACCAGCCCTTCACCCGTCGTATCGACCGGGGGCAGGTTTTCGGCCTTGGCGACTGGATCGAGCAGTATTCATACCTTGTTTATGAAGACGGATGCTTCGAACTCAAGACGTACTGA
- a CDS encoding YihY/virulence factor BrkB family protein, giving the protein MYGQHQQAEQADETGLKGFFLKPIRVATLVVHDFIADGCLLRASALTFASLLAIVPLLALMFALLKGLGVQNQLEPIILDQLAVGSEEIVGEIIRYIDNTEVGRLGVVGLLTLFVTVLAMLSNIEKSFNAVWGVEETRSLFRRFADYFSVVTIGPVFVLVAVSMTSTLQSNAVVHALQEKALLGDLIVLLFKILPFVGMWIAFTALYIFMPNSRVSVRAALIGGIFGGTLWQLAQWGYVYFQVGVSKYNAIYGTMAALPIFMMWIYISWLIVLFGLEVTHAVQNLRNVRQEVRSTEVNYGSREMMALSVLLVLAEAFYRGERPWTLEKVSAELQFPPRLTGSILQQMVRLGVLSEVHADGANDYAFQPAQALQNLEVHDFLERLRWDGMDVRGAQSTHAREVVRKVEERMERAGREAFSGMTLHDLATQMLKAENPEDSLAPSEPLSTS; this is encoded by the coding sequence ATGTACGGTCAACACCAGCAGGCTGAACAGGCTGACGAGACGGGGCTCAAGGGATTCTTCCTGAAACCGATACGCGTGGCGACCCTGGTGGTACATGATTTCATCGCAGATGGTTGTCTATTGCGGGCCTCCGCCCTGACGTTTGCCTCTTTGCTGGCAATTGTCCCTCTGCTTGCCCTGATGTTCGCGCTGCTCAAGGGGTTGGGCGTACAGAATCAACTGGAGCCCATCATTCTTGATCAGTTGGCGGTGGGGTCCGAAGAAATCGTCGGGGAAATCATACGCTACATCGATAACACCGAGGTTGGGCGACTCGGGGTGGTGGGCCTGTTGACCCTGTTTGTGACGGTTTTGGCCATGCTGTCGAATATTGAGAAAAGCTTCAATGCCGTATGGGGCGTTGAGGAAACCCGGTCCTTGTTTCGCCGCTTTGCCGATTATTTCTCGGTTGTGACCATCGGGCCGGTGTTTGTTCTGGTGGCGGTCTCCATGACCAGCACACTGCAGAGCAACGCGGTGGTCCACGCCCTTCAAGAAAAAGCCCTGCTCGGCGATCTGATCGTTTTACTGTTCAAGATTCTGCCCTTTGTCGGAATGTGGATCGCGTTCACAGCCCTTTATATTTTCATGCCCAACAGCCGGGTGAGCGTGCGCGCGGCGCTCATCGGAGGAATTTTCGGCGGAACACTATGGCAGTTGGCGCAGTGGGGGTATGTGTATTTTCAGGTCGGGGTTTCCAAGTACAATGCCATCTACGGCACCATGGCGGCGCTGCCGATTTTCATGATGTGGATTTACATCAGTTGGCTGATTGTGTTGTTTGGTTTGGAAGTTACCCATGCGGTGCAGAATCTGCGCAATGTCAGGCAGGAGGTGCGCAGCACTGAGGTCAATTACGGCAGCCGCGAGATGATGGCTCTCAGCGTGCTTTTAGTGCTGGCCGAGGCGTTTTATCGTGGCGAGCGTCCTTGGACCCTGGAAAAAGTTTCTGCAGAACTGCAGTTTCCGCCGCGTCTGACGGGCAGCATTTTGCAGCAAATGGTCCGCCTTGGAGTTCTCAGCGAAGTTCATGCCGATGGCGCCAACGATTACGCCTTTCAGCCCGCGCAGGCCTTGCAGAACCTAGAGGTCCATGATTTTCTGGAAAGGCTGCGGTGGGATGGCATGGATGTGCGGGGTGCGCAGAGTACTCACGCGCGCGAGGTGGTGCGCAAGGTGGAGGAGCGCATGGAGCGGGCGGGTCGCGAAGCTTTTTCCGGCATGACCCTGCACGACCTCGCCACACAAATGCTCAAAGCCGAAAATCCCGAGGATTCTTTAGCCCCATCCGAGCCGCTCAGTACGTCTTGA
- a CDS encoding YtxH domain-containing protein has protein sequence MSEECRSSGVGGILLAFIAGAAVGGGLALLAAPRSGEETRHRLTDLADETREKLHEMTEEAEAHVREAIEEGREALMEKREMVKAAVEAGKKAMEEERGKHAKST, from the coding sequence ATGAGTGAAGAATGCCGTAGCAGTGGCGTGGGGGGAATTTTGTTGGCCTTTATTGCGGGGGCCGCGGTTGGGGGTGGACTTGCCCTGTTGGCTGCCCCGCGCTCGGGTGAGGAAACGCGCCATCGTCTGACGGACCTGGCGGATGAAACCCGCGAGAAGCTGCATGAGATGACCGAGGAGGCAGAGGCTCATGTGCGCGAGGCCATTGAAGAGGGCCGTGAGGCCTTGATGGAAAAACGCGAGATGGTCAAGGCGGCGGTGGAGGCCGGCAAAAAAGCCATGGAAGAAGAGCGTGGCAAGCATGCGAAATCCACCTGA
- a CDS encoding DUF948 domain-containing protein, giving the protein MPLEVFALIMMIIVFIVALFLIPVLLQLRTTVQRIDDLVRDVQHDLVPMLKELREASEHVKRTTEAAEQGSALLTALGESAGAINQFSHFVKHDLGRLAGNVAGFWAGFRAAGKTLAEQKQHKERR; this is encoded by the coding sequence ATGCCCCTTGAGGTTTTTGCCTTGATCATGATGATCATCGTATTTATCGTGGCCCTTTTTCTTATCCCTGTGCTGCTGCAGTTGCGCACCACGGTGCAGCGTATCGACGATTTGGTGCGTGATGTTCAGCATGATCTCGTTCCCATGCTCAAGGAGTTGCGTGAGGCCTCTGAGCATGTCAAGCGCACCACCGAAGCCGCAGAGCAGGGCAGCGCCCTGCTCACCGCCCTGGGTGAATCGGCGGGGGCTATTAATCAGTTTTCTCACTTCGTAAAACACGATCTCGGCCGCCTGGCGGGCAACGTGGCAGGGTTCTGGGCCGGATTTCGAGCGGCTGGAAAAACACTGGCAGAGCAGAAACAACACAAGGAAAGGAGATGA
- a CDS encoding YkgJ family cysteine cluster protein, producing the protein MERATEVFSPAVESLSNYRDLLDRVDALCLRTTEEFSTQVSWQRGCSNCGRHVSLSWVEAVTLALALEHLPEAQGEWIRDRARRTASQDPCPLFDKGACLLYATRPIVCRTHGMPLLTNVDGREEVVSSENNFRDRSVLPSRALIDLNLLNASLVTINNLFVSEVFHGRSPEQERLSIAEALLLDL; encoded by the coding sequence ATGGAGCGAGCAACAGAAGTGTTCAGCCCGGCGGTGGAGAGTTTGAGCAATTACAGGGATCTGCTGGATCGGGTCGACGCGCTGTGTTTGCGCACCACGGAGGAATTTTCGACCCAGGTGAGCTGGCAGAGGGGTTGCTCCAACTGCGGTCGACATGTCTCCCTGTCCTGGGTCGAAGCGGTAACCCTGGCCCTGGCTCTGGAGCATCTGCCCGAGGCACAGGGCGAGTGGATTCGCGATCGCGCCCGCCGAACAGCTTCGCAAGATCCCTGCCCACTTTTCGACAAGGGCGCCTGTTTGCTCTATGCTACGCGCCCCATCGTCTGCCGCACCCATGGCATGCCGCTTTTGACCAATGTGGATGGCCGGGAGGAGGTCGTTTCCAGTGAAAATAATTTTCGGGATCGCTCCGTCCTTCCGTCCCGCGCCCTGATTGATCTGAATCTGCTCAATGCCAGCCTGGTGACCATTAATAACCTGTTTGTCTCCGAGGTTTTTCACGGCCGGTCTCCCGAACAAGAGCGCCTGAGCATCGCCGAGGCGCTTCTGCTCGATCTATGA
- a CDS encoding CDP-alcohol phosphatidyltransferase family protein, protein MFQSAMTPYGSIIIEIALPVLLMLGAERFAVYRFLRTPRQVAWVQNHWWLHPNAISRARYPMGFIAVLLLHLGYPRLCFLFFTFWMITDITDGDIARKCDLHTKDGESIDPFSDKLMYSPMLVYLSWLGWLNPFVVGFFLLFDITGQASRHFTKIKAANLFGKAKTFLVVVLLIVVGLEMIYGPIPALGRTIHPLLVVCAGLAFCSTAFKLIPNYWYANILSILNLVCGLAGCWVILAGHPPVYALGLVFLGQFLDLFDGRAAERWGSTPQGELFDDVADGTSFGLTVGLIAVTAFSQLWVGILIGLLYLGAVVYRLARFVIEKRKQGILGGVETFSGLPSPAGALLVGTACVLIPSELIVGSLVVLTSLLMISRIPYAHFGRAILPKVPKIVRVLVLGAFLFLLALGVRRDQYLVPLLFAFVAALTYLASPLFWHPKKATPPE, encoded by the coding sequence ATGTTTCAAAGCGCTATGACACCTTACGGATCGATTATTATTGAAATTGCCCTTCCCGTGCTGCTCATGCTGGGCGCGGAGCGTTTTGCCGTATATCGGTTTTTGCGAACCCCACGGCAGGTGGCCTGGGTGCAAAATCACTGGTGGCTGCATCCCAATGCCATAAGCCGTGCGCGCTATCCCATGGGTTTTATAGCTGTCCTGCTGCTGCACCTGGGCTATCCGCGGCTTTGTTTTCTTTTTTTCACGTTCTGGATGATCACTGATATCACCGACGGGGATATCGCCCGCAAGTGCGATCTGCACACCAAGGACGGCGAGTCCATCGATCCCTTTTCCGACAAGCTCATGTACTCCCCCATGCTGGTCTACCTGTCCTGGCTCGGTTGGCTCAATCCGTTCGTGGTGGGATTTTTTCTGCTCTTCGATATTACCGGACAGGCATCCCGGCACTTCACCAAAATCAAGGCGGCAAACCTTTTCGGCAAGGCGAAGACCTTTCTGGTCGTCGTGTTGCTGATCGTTGTGGGGTTGGAAATGATTTATGGGCCGATCCCCGCCCTCGGACGCACCATCCACCCGCTGCTTGTCGTGTGCGCGGGGCTGGCGTTCTGCTCGACGGCCTTCAAGCTGATTCCCAACTACTGGTACGCCAACATTTTGAGCATTCTGAACCTGGTGTGTGGTCTTGCCGGGTGCTGGGTCATCCTTGCCGGTCACCCTCCGGTTTATGCTCTGGGGTTGGTGTTTCTGGGGCAGTTTCTCGATCTCTTCGACGGGCGTGCCGCCGAGCGCTGGGGCTCGACGCCCCAGGGCGAACTGTTCGACGATGTGGCCGACGGGACGAGCTTCGGACTGACGGTGGGGCTTATCGCCGTCACGGCTTTTTCGCAACTCTGGGTGGGTATCCTGATTGGCCTGCTCTATTTGGGCGCGGTCGTGTATCGACTCGCGCGCTTTGTCATCGAAAAGCGCAAGCAGGGCATTCTGGGCGGGGTGGAGACCTTTTCCGGACTGCCGTCTCCCGCGGGTGCTCTGCTGGTCGGTACCGCCTGTGTCCTGATTCCCAGTGAGCTTATTGTCGGAAGTCTTGTCGTGTTGACGTCTCTGTTGATGATTTCGCGAATTCCCTATGCCCATTTCGGCCGCGCGATCCTGCCGAAAGTGCCGAAAATCGTGCGTGTTCTGGTTCTCGGCGCATTTTTGTTTCTGCTCGCGTTGGGGGTCCGTCGTGACCAGTACCTCGTCCCTTTGCTTTTCGCCTTTGTCGCTGCTCTGACCTACCTGGCCTCGCCTTTGTTCTGGCATCCCAAAAAAGCCACCCCACCTGAATAG
- a CDS encoding DUF3820 family protein — protein sequence MAADQIRQPVPDPGFLLDLAHTPMPFGKYAGRVLIDLPEPYLVWFAGQGFPPGKLGRMLQAVYEIKVNGLEYLFEPLRGLR from the coding sequence ATGGCCGCAGACCAAATCCGGCAGCCGGTGCCCGATCCCGGCTTTCTTCTCGACCTTGCCCACACTCCCATGCCCTTCGGCAAGTACGCCGGGCGTGTGCTCATCGATCTGCCCGAACCCTACCTGGTTTGGTTTGCCGGCCAGGGTTTTCCGCCCGGCAAGCTCGGCCGAATGTTGCAGGCGGTCTACGAAATCAAAGTCAATGGACTTGAGTACCTGTTCGAGCCTCTGCGTGGGTTACGCTGA